In Acidobacteriota bacterium, the sequence AACTGAAATTGCCAGGACGCCACAAGGTGAAGTAAGCGACCGCGCCATCCTTGAAAAAGGCACATTGATTTTAACCAAACGCACGGTCAAACAAGGGCCGGTTGAAATCAATGTCGCATTCAAAGATAAAAAAGCCACCGGCTCCATGACGATGAATGGACAGACACGCGCGATTGATGCAGAAACCCTGGGCGCAATGTTTGCCGATGGCGCGGGAACTTATTTTGTCGTCGCCGCGTTGCCGCTTGCCGAAGGTTACACGACATCGTTTTACAATTTCGATCTGAGTTCATCGAAAACATCTTTGAAGCAATTGAAGGTCGTTGGCGCGGAAAAAGTAACCGTGCCCGCAGGGATTTTTGATGCATTCAAAGTCGAGATTACCACTGCCGGAAGTGAGAGCGGAAAAACTACCGTGTGGATTGCCAAAGATACCCGCAAACAGGTGAAAACCGTTGCTCAGTCATCGCAGGGCGCAACCATTACCTCAGAATTGCAGCCATAAATTTGTTGGTTGAAATATTTTTTGCGGGCTTTGCAAAACCTTTGCGAACTTGGCGAGAATCACAAAACCTTTCACACAAAGTCGCAAAGGGAAACGCAAAGCCCGCAAAGTCTTTAAAGTGTAGAAAGCTGAATCGAGTCATTGACAATCGAACGCTCAGAGAACCTGATCGCCTATTCACCTCACTCATTCGCGTTGCGATTGCTTGCAACCGAAAGCACACATAGCGGTTCACCTGATATTTCCGACCAGCGCAAAGTTTTCGGCGGGTCGTTGGGATTTGCCGGATTGTTTTCGGAATTATCGAAATAAGCGGTCACTTCGATGCGCGTCCCCTTGGGGAAAAGCAGCGGCTCTTTGAAATAATAGGTCTGCTGCCAGTCGTATTTGTGCCCGCGCGACCAGATTAAAATTTGCTCGGTGCCATCGGGGCGAAACGCTGATGCTTGAAAAGAAATCATGAACGGATTATCGAATGGGCGAAGCGCAAGGGCTTCGACAGCTTCTTCCAGAGCCAGAGAAATTTTCACTTGATGCGCCTCGGCATTTGCGGGAATCAAAGCATCGGCATTGGTGATGGCAATATCGCGGAGTTGTTTTCGCGGCGGGGTCTTCGCGAAATACATTCCCACCTGACTTTTATCTTTGGCATCTTCGCCGTTACCGCGATAGCGAATCTTCAAAATCAGTTTCGCATTCGCAGGAATGAGCCGCGCCATATCCTCAGGCAAAGCGATGATTTTCTGACCGGGCATCCAGGTGGCAAGCGCCGGTCTAGCGTCACGAGTCCGATGTCCGGCGTCCGAATCAGGTGATGAGCGATGAGCGATGAGCGATGAGTTTTGATTACTTCGCTTGCCGCTTCCCGACTCCTGACTCCTGACTCCTGACTCCTGACTTCCTTCCAGATAGATGGCTGCCGATAACACCACTGCGCCATTGTCGGGGCGCAAATCGATGGCGCGAACCCAGCGGTCGGTTTTCAAATTGGTTGGCAAAATAAACGTTTGGACGATGTCAGCGTCCGAAGCAATTTTTTGTTCTTTGGAAAGTTTTAAAATCAAATCGGGTTTGCCGAGTTGCCAGTTATCACTATAGACATCGCGTTTGGGATAATCTTTGTCATCGCCTTTCGGCGCGCCGCCTTCGACCCAGTTAATGATCAAATCCATCTCGCGTTGCGTTAAGTTCGGCGCGTTGCGAAATTCGCCGAAGCCTTTAACCGCGTGCCACACCGGCATGCGCTTTTCGAGCATCTCTTCTTTGATGGCTTTTGCCCACGGGCGCGCTTCTTCGTAAGTTGCCAGCGACATCGGCGCAATGCCGTTCGGGCGGTGACAACTGAGACAACTGCGTTCAAAGATGCGAATCACTTCTTTATTGAATCGCACTTTGGTGGTGATGGGTTCGTGCGCGGTAACGTTTAAGGCAAAAGGCAAAAGGCAAAAAGCAAAAGATAAAAGAATGAGTCGAGGATTTAAGGTTGATTGAAACGTTAATGAAACCAGGTATTTTGCGATTCGCATATTTTTTGCCTTCTTTACTTTCGGTTTTTACTTTCAGGTTTTCGAGTCGGTTTCGCTACCGGCAAACGCTTTTCAAATTTCAACATTTCATTTTCCAACCGTAGCGCCAGTTTCTCCCGCTCATGCTTTTCGTTCTCGCGGATCAGCCGAATTTCGTAGGCAAGGTGTTTGACTACATCCGTCAGTTCATCCAATTTCTGACTTAATCTTTTGATGTCTTCTTTGTTTTGCTGCGTATCTTTGCTTAACTGGAATACCTGGGTGAGCAATTCATAAAGCTTTTTCCACATCTTTCACGCCACCTTCAATTCACGTTTTAACTCATCCAGTTTCATTTGCGTAGAAGCGTGTAAACGGTCAATTTCCACTTGATCTTTCGCCATTTGATTTCGCGCTCTTTTGATTTCCGCCAACACCTCATCAAGTAAGGCTTCAAACTTTTTTGCTTCAGTCAGGGTAATTTCCAATGGCATATTTTTACTCATTTTATTGACCTCTGTAGTAGCAGTTTATCACACAGGCAATTTGTCATGAAGCAACAAAGCTTAGGCGCATCTTCAAAAAGCTGTGCCTAAGCTTTGTTGTTGATCGGTGTTTGAATTGTGTATTTATTTATTCTGACTTACAGCATCAGTTGCAGGTTTCATCTCGTTTTTATCGAGCGTGTAACTCATCCAACCGATCATCATCTCTTCCCAGGTTTGATCGCCCCAGCGAACTTCTTTGGTCGCATCGGGATTGAATTTATTTCCGGTTGAGTTGTCGAAATGTGCCAGACAATCAACGCGCGTACCTTTTGGCGCGCGCAACGGTTCTTTCAGGATGTAATAGGTCTGCCAACCGAAATCATATTTCGGAACCGAAAGAATGATTTCCGATTTGCCGTCAGGATAGGTGACTTTATAAAGGAAATCTTTGCCGCGCAGATGCATATGCGGCATCAAGGAAAGAATCTGCCCGTCATCTCTAAAGGTAAAACTCGATTCAACTTTATAATTGGCATCGCCCGGCGGAATCACAAAACGCCCATTCATAATCGGCATGGTTTGCACTTCGTTGCGGGGTTTTTCTTTGGCAAAAATCAAACCGACATAGGATTGGTCTTCGACCGCCGTGCCATTCGGCGTGTAGTGCAATTGGAATCTTAAGGTCGCGCCGGCGGGAATCTTTTTCGCAAGCCCCGGCGACATCTGCACAGGCTGTTCGCCCGGTGCCCAACCGACAAGCAGTTTCTGCTGACCTTTATCAATCACAAAAACGATGATGTGATGCACAACGGCGCGTTTGTCGGCGCGGATTTCAGCCCCGGACACCCATTTATCTTCGGTGAAATTGGTCGGCACATCAACATACTGGTACTTGACCACGCCTTCTGCGGGAACCTTGTAAACTTGCGGAAGTTTGAAAACCACATCGGGTTTGCCGATGTTCCAGCCATTTTCAAATTTCGGGACGGGCGGCAAATCTTTGGGGTTGCCTTCAAGTGCGCCACCATCAACCCAGGCAGTAATCGTGTCGATTTCTTTTTGACTGAGCCTGCGGTCATTGGCAAACGCGCCGTGATTGGGGTCGGCGTGCCAGGGCGGCATGGTGCGCAGGGCGACTTTTTCTTTAATCGAACGCGCCCACGGACGGGCTTCTTTGTAAGTCGTCAAGGCGAACGGCGCAATCTCGCCAGCGCGATGACATTCAACACACGCCTTATTGAAAATCGGCGCGACATCTTTTGCAAAGGTCACTTTTGATTTCTTCGCATCGCTTGCCTGAGTGGTCGGCAATACCAATAAGGCGATGCTCGCCACGCAAGCAACCGCAAGGGTCATCAAGGTCTTTTTCATGGATTCGTTGCTCCTATTTGTTCACCCGCTTGGCGCGGATACTTCGTCCACTGATTTCAAAGAGTAGTTCGCCAATTTCGCCTTTGTCATTTTTAATGAAAGTCGCCTGGGCGTCAACAACGGTGAAATAAAATTTGTTTTCCGACTCCGGGTAAGCTTCGATTTTCGGTTGTTTGGGGGCGATAAAAAAGAGTTTGTCGCCGTCTCTTTCAACTTTGAAACTCACACCCAACGCCACCGTATATTCGCCAACATAGGCATCATAAATTTTCGGGTCAACCTTGATGGCATGGCGATTGGGTATCTTCGGCACAAAATCGAAATAACCAATCATCATTTCGTCATAGGTCGGGTCGCCAAAGCGCACAAACCTGGTCGGGTCGGGATTGTATTTATTGCGCTCGGAATTATCGAAATGCGCCGTGACCATCATCCGCGCGCCTTTGGGCACGACAACCGGTTTCGCGAAGCGATACATGGTCTGCCAGTTGAAATCGTAACGCGGCACACTCAGCAAAGTCTCGCGTCTGCCATCCGGGTAAATCAATTCGTATTTGAAATCTTTGCCGCGAACGTGCATATGCGGAAGCAGTGTATGAAGTTCGGCATCGCGACTGAAGGTATAACAGGCGGTCACTTCGTGGCTCGCTACGCCGGGGGGAATCTTGAAGTAAGTATTCATTACGCCCCACGACATCATGGATTTTTGCGGCGGCGTTTTGGCAAATCGTAATCCGACACTGGTGCGGTCGCGTTCAACCTTGCCGGTGGTTTTTGAGTAATGCATCTGCAAAACGATTTTTGAACCGGCGGGAATCGCTTTGGCTATGCCTTCGGGAAACACATCGGGGTCTTTGCCGGGCGTAAAAAAGCCTAACGGGAAACCTTGTTCAAGGCTGCTGCCGCGCGCCACGCCGCCATTTGGCGCTTGACAACCATTGTCATAAACCGGCGCATCTTGCCGCAAGCGAATTAACGTGCCGTCCAGATAGTAAAGCGATTTCGCTATCGCTTCGGGCTTGCGCATCTGCTTGACCATCTCAGCTACTTCGGGCGATTGAATAAAGGCGATGACATGATGCACAACCCGGTTATTGCCCGGATGAATTTCTACAGCTTGAATCCATTTGTCTTCGGTGAAGTTGGTGGGCACGGTGATGTCGATGTATTCATCCGAACCTTTGGCATCCAGAACAACCTCTTCGGGCATGGCGAGGATGGCATCGGGGTTGCCGATTTTCCACTCATTGGAAAATTTCGGTAATAGAGGCAGGTCTTTCGGGTTGCCTTCTTTCGCGCCGCCATCAACCCAGGCGGCAATCGTATGGGTTTCTTGCTCGGTTAGACTTTTATCATTTTCAAATTTGCCGAAATGCGGGTCTGCGCCCCAGGGCGGCATTTGTCCGGCTAAGACTTTTTCTTTAATCGAACGCGCCCAGGGACGAACTTCTTTAAAGGAGAGAACCGAAAACGGAGCCATCGCATTCGGGCGATGACATTCGGCGCATTTGGCAAAAAAAATCGGCGCGACATCTTTTGAGAATGTCACGCCGGAATTAGCATTAACCTTTATTCCATTTGCACCTGTCGGTACAGTGAAACAAAGAGCTAAAAGAAAACAGAAGGAGAAACACACAACGAACGCTTTGCTCATGAAACCACACCTTCCGCCTAAAGGCAATATGCCGAGTGAAATTTTTTTGAAAAAATTTCAACTCGGCAATTTGTGACCTGAATCGGCTCGCCTGTTCCTCTACGGAACTATTGTTGACCGCCTGCCGGTTTGGTGCCGGCAGCATCTTTTTTCGGCTTCAAGGGATTGTCAACAATGATGTCGAACCAACCAATCATCATTTCATCGTAGGTCGGGTCGCCCCAACGCACATCCTTTTTCGGGTCAGGATTATATTTGTTCTTGGTTGAATTATCGAAATGTGCAGTGACGATGACCTTGGTTCCCTTCGGCAAGGTCACAGGGTTTTTCAGATAATACATGGTCTGCCAGTTGAAGTTGAATTGGGGAACGTTGAGCAAGGTTTCCTGACGACCATCCGGGTAAACAACATCGTAACGCATATCTTTGCCACGCATATGCATGTGCGGCATATAGGTCACAAGTTGCATATTAGCGGGAACGGTCATACAGGCTTTGACTTCATGGTTATCGGCACCGGCAGGAATTTTGAATGTCGCATTGACCACGCCTGCGGTAATCATCATTTTATCCGGCGGTTCTTTGGCGAATTTCAAGCCGATTTTGGTGCGGTCTTTTTCGGCTTTATTCAATCCGCCGCTGAATGCCGAATAGTGCATCTGGAACATGATGTAGGAACCGGCGGGAACCCGTTTTGCCATACCGACAGGCCAAACATCAGGCTGCTTGCCTGGCGCATATCCGGCAAGCAGTGCGCCTTCCTGCGCTTCGGGATTTGCAGCCGCCCCGGCTCCGCGCCGTGCGCTTCCGCCACCCGGGCCGCCTGCCGTAGGCTGTGCCGCACAGGTATCATCATTGACCGGCGCGTCCATCTTGACGCGCCGCAGCGTGCCATCCCAATACATCATGCCGCCGCCCTCTTGCGAAGAAGTCCGGGTTCCTTCTTTTTCAGCTTTCATTCGCGCTTCAGCAATTTTTGGCGATTGCAGGAAAGCGATAACGTGATGCACCACTTTGCGGTTGCCAGGAAGAATTTCCGCAGACTGAATCCATTTGTCTTCGGCAAAGTTCGTCGGCACCCAGAAATTGATGTAGTTGTCGGGGGCGTTGGGTTCGACTGTCCACTCTTGCGGCAATTCAAAAACCACATCGGGTTTTCCGGTTGACCATCCGCCTTTTGCGGCTTCAGGCACCGGCGGCAAATCTTTGGGATTGCCTTCCTTGGCACCCTGGTCAACCCACGCCACCACGGTCTCGATGTCGGCTTGGCTCAGGCGGCAATCGTTGGCGAATTCCCCATACTGCGGGTCGGGACTCCACGGCGGCATCTCGCGACTCAGGACTTTCTCTTTTATCGATTTCGCCCACGGTCGCGATTCCTTGTAGCTCATCAACGACATCGGCGCAATGTCGTTCGCTCGGTGACACTCCGCACAATTCTTATAAAATATCGGCGCGATATCTTTTGTGTAGGTTACTGGTTTCTTGGCTTTGGTGTTTGCACTGATGTGAGCGCTGCCAATGGCTACTGCAATGGCGGCAACAAACAGCGCAAGGACGAGTCGCTTCGGGGTCATGAATGTTCTCTCCTTACAAGTTTAATAGTCAATTATTGC encodes:
- a CDS encoding cytochrome c: MKKTLMTLAVACVASIALLVLPTTQASDAKKSKVTFAKDVAPIFNKACVECHRAGEIAPFALTTYKEARPWARSIKEKVALRTMPPWHADPNHGAFANDRRLSQKEIDTITAWVDGGALEGNPKDLPPVPKFENGWNIGKPDVVFKLPQVYKVPAEGVVKYQYVDVPTNFTEDKWVSGAEIRADKRAVVHHIIVFVIDKGQQKLLVGWAPGEQPVQMSPGLAKKIPAGATLRFQLHYTPNGTAVEDQSYVGLIFAKEKPRNEVQTMPIMNGRFVIPPGDANYKVESSFTFRDDGQILSLMPHMHLRGKDFLYKVTYPDGKSEIILSVPKYDFGWQTYYILKEPLRAPKGTRVDCLAHFDNSTGNKFNPDATKEVRWGDQTWEEMMIGWMSYTLDKNEMKPATDAVSQNK
- a CDS encoding DUF3471 domain-containing protein, translating into MTFSKDVAPIFFAKCAECHRPNAMAPFSVLSFKEVRPWARSIKEKVLAGQMPPWGADPHFGKFENDKSLTEQETHTIAAWVDGGAKEGNPKDLPLLPKFSNEWKIGNPDAILAMPEEVVLDAKGSDEYIDITVPTNFTEDKWIQAVEIHPGNNRVVHHVIAFIQSPEVAEMVKQMRKPEAIAKSLYYLDGTLIRLRQDAPVYDNGCQAPNGGVARGSSLEQGFPLGFFTPGKDPDVFPEGIAKAIPAGSKIVLQMHYSKTTGKVERDRTSVGLRFAKTPPQKSMMSWGVMNTYFKIPPGVASHEVTACYTFSRDAELHTLLPHMHVRGKDFKYELIYPDGRRETLLSVPRYDFNWQTMYRFAKPVVVPKGARMMVTAHFDNSERNKYNPDPTRFVRFGDPTYDEMMIGYFDFVPKIPNRHAIKVDPKIYDAYVGEYTVALGVSFKVERDGDKLFFIAPKQPKIEAYPESENKFYFTVVDAQATFIKNDKGEIGELLFEISGRSIRAKRVNK
- a CDS encoding cytochrome c; protein product: MTPKRLVLALFVAAIAVAIGSAHISANTKAKKPVTYTKDIAPIFYKNCAECHRANDIAPMSLMSYKESRPWAKSIKEKVLSREMPPWSPDPQYGEFANDCRLSQADIETVVAWVDQGAKEGNPKDLPPVPEAAKGGWSTGKPDVVFELPQEWTVEPNAPDNYINFWVPTNFAEDKWIQSAEILPGNRKVVHHVIAFLQSPKIAEARMKAEKEGTRTSSQEGGGMMYWDGTLRRVKMDAPVNDDTCAAQPTAGGPGGGSARRGAGAAANPEAQEGALLAGYAPGKQPDVWPVGMAKRVPAGSYIMFQMHYSAFSGGLNKAEKDRTKIGLKFAKEPPDKMMITAGVVNATFKIPAGADNHEVKACMTVPANMQLVTYMPHMHMRGKDMRYDVVYPDGRQETLLNVPQFNFNWQTMYYLKNPVTLPKGTKVIVTAHFDNSTKNKYNPDPKKDVRWGDPTYDEMMIGWFDIIVDNPLKPKKDAAGTKPAGGQQ